The DNA window atatttaacaCAGACGGGTTTAAATTTGTCTCTTTCTTATCGACTTACAAGGTTTGTCTATTTTTCTTGAatgttcttgtatttatttgtactgtattcatGTCATGTTATGTGTTCATTTCAGTGTTATGTaaaacattgccattaaagtgcgctGTCTGGCTATCTAAAGAACCAGGTTAAACCCAccatgttttcttaaaatgtcctgcaCCAAGTctggaaaatgacagttgttatattGTAATTAGTTTCTGaatgtgttgcattgtcgtttgtttgttttttgttgcacttcagtgtttcggTTGTTTCCTTGTTTCCCTCTtatatagttgatgtgtttttccctcggttttagtctGTAACCCGACTTTactttctctcaatcgatttatgaatttcgaactgCGGTATACTgcctttatttgataaattttatatcGATAAACTAACATTGCCTGTTTGTGTCTCATCGTCTGTTATTAAATTGAGAAtcgaaatggggaatgtgtcaaagagacaataacccgaccatagaacagacaacaccAGACGGTCACCAACAgttcttcaatgcagcaagaaatttCAGCAACCGGAGGCGCATGCTAAATCAAGGGATCAGGTATTCATGTGTTTGCAAATTTTACTCGAGTGATAGCTTATCTTAATTAATTATAGATATAACatctttttgaagaaaaaaagtaagcgtgaaaaaaaaacctcgtCAAAGATATCAGGCTTAAAATAGTGTATGccacgcgcgttttgtctacaaaagattcaccACTCATAGgttaattaagaaaaataaaagttatttcacaaaaaaaaaagcatagcAATAATAAATCATGCGAAAACAGCAGTGCTGTCCACTGGTCTGGTGATACCTTCGCGAATAAACTATATCATGCAGGTGCTTATTTTTACTTTCTGACAAAATTATTACTAGAACACTTAGCTAGCAtggaaataaatacaattttgatattgtaaaattctttaaaaatgattttctttttgaatcAAAATTGTAGACATGAACATTGCAAATAACACGGATTATTATACGGATTTAAAAATGCTCAATTTGACAACACTTGTAAGAACAATACTAATGAAAAACGCActtaacaactttttttatgttggGAAGGTTATGATCCGAACTTTGACATGAAATAATTAAGGTTCAAAAGGATGTGAATcatatttttggaaaatttaccCGGAAGTTCATCAGGCCAGTAATGGTTTGATAAAAGAcctttcaactttgtattttaagAATTTCTATGACCAACGTTTTGACCCACATCAATTGAATTCAAAGAGGATATGATTTCAATTTTGGTTGATATCCTGGAAGTTTACAAGAAGGAAAGTGATTTAgaatatggttttttttaataacaaattggAAAAGCATCtagaaattattcattttattgaaTTGACCTGTTTTATAAAGAGGCAACTAAGTTGATTATATGTTTTGTTCTAGATAAATAAAAGGTCTTGTTAGTCCAAGAtgaaattatttaagaaattttgtAGAAAAACGTCTAGCGTACATTCTTTAAAACCTGGTATATTCGATTACGATTATTTGAACCAGAAATCCCATGAAAGTAATGTGTCCATTCCCACATCACAATATAATTTAATCCCGAATTTCGGACTATTAAACCGACTGTTCCTGAAATCCCGGGATTTGAACATCTCTATGATACTAGCTCGAATTCACGAAATAAAAAGTAACTCCGTCTCTATCCTTTGGTCTCGGCCGGGTAGATGGTTGTCTTATTGGCAGTcttatcacatcttcttattgatatattaaaagaaatcaagcataaatattaacacaataaatctttaaaaaaaaaacaattcgtATCTAGCCTGCATggttatttctttcttttttttattatctgcgaATGATCGACTAGAATAGTTTGAACATAATTCaatctgggtttttttcagaCGTTTGTACcgtgttttcattaaaaatggaCACTTAAGCCttacatttcatttatttcatatcaatGTATAATATTAGATTCATTCTCTGATAATATATTAACTCATTGTCATTATTCATTCGTCACAAATCGGCAAACTCCGTAGAGAAGCGGATTtacccgaggattgccgattgtGTCATTATTTAGTACAGTTACGTACTAGATCTACGGAAGTATTTTCGTACCTTTGCGAATAGTCCTGTATTGccatttattttagttttagacTCGTTTTCATTACTCCCTTGTTCATATCTTGTGGTTTTATAAGAGTATAAATCCTCCATGCTTTTCCTTGCAAGTTGTCTAGTCGCAGAAATTTTTTCATTGCCTGTTGGTACACTTGTGCTTCTAACATTAGAAGGTTTTTCGTCATTTTTACCAAAACTTTTTTTCCTTGCCAATGCATTGTTGGAGCGCAGTTTTGGTTCTGGTTTCAAACgataaatggtgtttttctTATAACCAGTGAACGCAACCTGTTGAAAAACTTTAGTAGAAGAAACAACTTTGTCGTATGCCACCATTTTGTCGAACCTTTTCTTTCTAAGTTTTAGTCTGAATCCCTCATCTTCCACTGGTTTCCTTGATAAGCTTGTAGATCGAATAGTGAATCGACCAGTTTGGGGAGCCCTTGTGTTTCCGAACTGTTCCAGAAGAATGTCGAAAATATCCTTGACGTTCCCACCCTCTTTAGTTGAGACTTCAAGAAAACATCCTCCAAGATTTTGATTAAAGGCCCACTCGAGTGCATCGAATGTTTCTATCTGCCTCTTATTgtcattgtcaattttgtttCCTACAACAACACATGGGATAGTTAATACGTTTTTGCGAACGCATTTAATCTGTTCCCATATTCTTACTACTTCTCTAAACGAATAAGCATCGTCAATTGCGTACACTAGAATAAACCCGTTTGCTTTAGAAATGTATATCTGTCTCATTGCTGGAAATGCAATGCTTCCGGCAGTGTCTATAAAGTcaacatatttgatatttccGTTTACACTGTAAGGTTGCGTTTGAATATTTTCTACAGTTTCTGTGTAAATTTCGGTAAAATTCCCTttcatatattgatttaaaattgaAGTTTTACCAACACTGCCTGCTCCCAGCAAAAAAACTTGATGCCTTGATGTATCGTCtgtcattttaaagaaaatcctTAACTGCTGATTGATTTGTTGATTGTCGTCTGCTTAATATTCTCTCTAACTACTGAGGCTGAGTTGTGAGTATTGGGGTATATTGGGCGCGCATAACTTTTAAACTAAAATCCTCAACCAATAAATGTTCACATTTCTCTGTTACCATGGTAacataaataattgttttgaatttatacTTTTCTTTAAGGTGTTGATGTCGAAAATAAGGAGTGCTGAATTTGAACAGATTTGTATCATGCGCAGGTGTTGCTTTTTTCATCTTCTCGATGAATATGCCTTGTGACTTTACTAATACATGTGCTAATATCATATTAAAAACAACTCCCTGTGAGAATCTAGGTGTTTACATGTTGTAAACCCAAGGATTTTtcatttaacatagaaagcttATGATTTTGTTTATCCCGTTACGTTTTGTGTACGCGCAAAGTATAAATAGCAGAAAACAGTCTCTTTGAATgacaacaatattttaaattaactgtttacaaacattttaatttttttaaatactaaggcttttctacctcaggaatagataaagctgtatttggcaaaacttttaggaattttgttcctcaatgctcttcgacttcgtactttatttggattttttttttatcagtctggagagcgtcactgatgagtcttttgtagacgaaatgcgcgtatGGCGTAATTACACAATGTAGTCCTAGAATCTATGATGGGATTACTAGTATAGAGAACTAAACACAAAAATTGCTTTTcatttttggtttttgatttcGTATCTTTTGTTCTTAGCAATTAACAATGAAAAGCGAGAATACCTTagtatttacttttgtttttgagaaatCAATACTGAAAAACCTAAACATTTTCgattttttgttttcctttttaaatgtCTCACAAAACGAAGAGACGCAAATACACACGGCCTTCATTACCCGTTGTTTTCTTAAGTGTAATATATTGTCCAATATTCCGTTACTTGATACACTTAATGCCCTTTGTgcaattgatatattttattcttatatatCTATCTCCCCCACCCAAGACATAAACAGCCTTCTGTTCTGTATAAGAAAAAGTCATGCAGGGTGGATACCTACATAGTTTCGGGAGAGAAGGAGTTGTTGTCTAATTTGAATAGCCATTGAATAGcgacataatttataaaattttagaacCATTTATTTATTGCATGCTTTTTTCGTTTTAGTTGTAGTTGAAAATGATGTAAGGAAGAATAAGAGCAACACCATATGTCAATTTTGATAACCTAAAGACGGACGAggataaattatttgaaataagaaattcAAAAGGCAACAAAAGCAAGACTGGCAACAAAAACAAGACTTGCAAGAAAAACAAGACTTGCAACTACAATAATCAACTTATTTAATTAGTGCGAAAATAGAACCTAAAAACATGAGAAAAAGGGCTGTGATATAAGTATTGGTAGTGGAAATTGAGGGtcctttgtttattattgttttgcCAATTTGCAGAaaagttttctcttttttttcatatttatcttGCCCATGTTTTAGTATTGTATAAGTTTGATAGCTGTCGCTTCTCTTCTAAATAGACGGTCAATCGGTTCCCTTTCAATTCATACTGAATTGAAGGAATTTGATTTGCTATTCTTATATTGTCTGGATGAGTTTACAGCATAGAGAATGGACAAAAGGCACAGAATAAATGGAGAACAAATAATGAACGGAGAAATTgtggcaaaaaaaatatataaaaaatggagAATAATTGGATGCGAAAATATGTAGATTTAGAAAATaataggaaaataaataaaaaaataagaaactgGTCTAAGATATTAAAGAATCCAGAAATTATTAACCCCAGATCCAGACCCTCGTGGGTTTAGTGGGAACAGTTATAAACCacgaattaaaatgttcaacgaattgcAAATTGCCCATAGGCTTttatcacaggcacttgtctcagaaaaaaaattcctatataacttattataataaggtatataggaaatttttttctgagacaagtgcctgtggctTTTATGCAGAGATTGGTAAAAACCACGAAATAAAATTTCCGTGAAAATGTAAGTTTTcacaatccacaaaaattgattcccacgaaaataaatgaattcacagtattcaataaattaaatatagacaATCGATACTtgagaaaataagaaaacaaatcacTACAAATGTGAAAGTTGTTTGTAACTTCAGGGATCTTTATTTAGAAATGCATGTTTGATATTTACCACACCTTTCGTTCAATTTGTTTAAAGAAGTTTGTAAATTTACTtaaataaaaaactttttttctggaaaaagcATGGTGAATCTTAAGATTTAAGCCGAGTGACAAGGTGACTGTCTTTCCcgatttctttttgattttttattgtaagAGGTATCCGTAACGTTGGGTGTTGGTCGTTTGCCCATTATGACCATATCTCTTGGTCTTAAAGGGAAATGACCGATGTAAAGACATATTGAAAATGTCACACGTGAAACTTCCTTCAGGATGTCATCTTGAACTATATGCGCAATCACGAGTTTTAAGATTAATCATGTAAGTAAACAACCATCATGTAATTGTTAAAATTGTAGACCCGCTTTCCATCCCCCCAAACAAATCTCACCGCACCCGTGGTTAATGTCGCATTTATGGTAGATCAGATGGGGGTATTCAAATCcatagatttttaaaataatttttaaaatgttaaaatgcggtttatatcatgcttttttcataactatgataaaaagtatgggtcagcAAGCTTTTTTCACACTACAGTCGGTTGTGCAAAAATATCAGATTTTGTATCGATTATGCCTGGAAAACCCAAAtttgagtgagaaaaaaaatacaccatagaattttaagataaaatataggattctaatatgacgtgcttctttcgctttgtaaacaacactgtgtgaaaattctcgatatatctatacttagcgcagactcagagatatacataataatggatgttacaatatacctcccacgtaaatccacatgtatttgAACCTACATTGCAAACGCTTTGCCAAATTTATtgtattactaattttaattaaacagaaaacattacagaacttttattcttattcagatgcataataaaaagaattaatgtattgcaactagttttgtttatttcctaaatacagtaacactgtatattttgtgcaatgtcaatttcatcatggaacactttctcTACAATGaggggttcattaagggatgcaaataagcttgatatttatgttacgatttaaaaaaatatcaatatactaatttaagttgcaatataaaaacaatatttagtcaatatcacaaaaataaaaacatttttgtaaccAACGAAGTTcgtataatattgtatttaaatggAATTCTGAggttttctattctattgcctTTGATTCAGCGAGTCAACATGGCAGCTCCTTCTttacgaaatgtcaattttggatttgacggtagcttacgagaaaacatgtaaattcaaaatCGGAAATATTGGGTTTgagaattaaacatattttttctagcGGTTATTAACGAAATAATTAATGCAAGTTAAAGATGTATGAGAATATTTGAGCTTTATCTAACAaggagtaaaaaagaacagctcCCGGACACACGGCATACCAACCCTCGCTTCCGtatttaaattaacttatttgtcctattagaatcgaaataattcatggaagccatagatttgttgtaaatttacacattgcctgggccgtgatattcgttaattttatccctcgctaacgctcaggataaaattcgaatatcacggcccaggccatgtgtaaatttacaacaaaagccatagatttgttgtaaatttacacatggcctgggctgggatattcgttaattttatccctcgctaacgctcaggataaaattcgaatatcacggcccaggccatgtgtaaatttacaacaaatctatggcttccatgaattatttcttaaatataagaataaaaaaaatctattgtaaaaagtaaaattacaaaaatactgaactccaaggaaaagataaaattcaaaaagaaaagtccctaatcaaatggcaaaatcgaaagctcaaacacaccaaacaatcgtattcctgacttggtgcagtcattttgttatgtagaaaatgatggattgaacatGGTTATATAGCTatctaaacctttcacttgtatgacagtcgcttCAAATTCCATCATATTGACAAATTCCTATGCGTGAACCGACACAAGAggtaaaaagttatatatatacatgatatatatatagcctTTGACGGTTGGATAATCAGATTTTAAGAAAGGCTCGAAATCCTTTTATTTCAAGACCCCCGGTCCCCCCTCCTGAACaaatatgatttatattaaaccattctttttcatttaaaaatgaaataagccatatgttttaaaagtggatgatttacattcttaaaatataattgcaaataCATTTTCGTATCATTATTGGAGAATAACTTAATTTATACTGCTTAAAGATCCTTGAAAGCTTTGTTAATTTGAAAGGAAACATGTTCATACAATTGAAGGGTTTAAATTACTCAGTAACAGCAATTTGATTTTATAGCACTTCACTAAGGTTTTCATAGGTATTGAAGTGGGACAGAGACATATACATACGACGAGATtgcatctttttttaataagtggggcgagttggcagacCAAATTCGGCGGAACTTTAACCCTTTTCATACGTGGTGCATGTTTATCTAACCTATTTGCAATGGGTTTTTATCCTCTTTTTTCAgaagtggggcgatttgataaACAAGactgcagtggcggatccagctaGGCCGGGAAGGGTTCCGGgtgttggaccccccttttatTTGGCCGATCAacgcatttgaatggggacatatggttggaatCCCCCTTTATCCTTGGTTggaaacccccttttttaaatggctggatccgccgcTGAAGAGTGGGGCGAGTTTGTGAACAAGTGGGGCGATTAATTGTGGGGCGATTTGTTATGTATTCGACGAAACTGTACCGCAATCAACAGTAGTTTTGTCGTTACTTTCCCTGTCCCAATCGAGTTCCCAGTCTCccggacatatttttttttgtggcgATGAATCCGAGATGGTAAGAAATTGCACTATActgtgttgtttttattttactaattttaatgtAAGATGTGAATATGATTGAGTCGCTGTCATTGAGTCGAAAGCTTAcatgagggtttggatggggttaaatgattaaagaataatgcccttaaaaattgaagattagagaataacgggccaaaaaatagaagattagagaataaaagggttaatttttggaaaattagagaaaaaaggggataattttttaaagattagagaaaaaaggggtaaatattaaatgtttacagaataacagacccccCCATCCAGACCCTCTTACATGCATAAATGAGGAAGGTGTTTACAACCTTGAAAGTGAAACCATGAAACCATAATGATCCGTGAAAAGGAAGTTTTTGGTCCgtctattttacaaatatttttattttccggTTTTAATGAATGAACCTATAGTGAAAGCTAGTGAGCACCCTCATGGGGAGTGGAAGGGGGGTCGAGTATTCATATCCAGGTGTAATGATAAGTCGTTATACTAAGgctatttctttcttattttttctgtagacttagctttaattttttataaccatGCATTGGCAAGCTTGATAACTCGTAATTGTTTGTCAGTAACTAAATGTACGATGATGTCCCATACGGAACCTTCTAACCttcagtcagagctcagacataaataagtctgaatctgcttttgactcatagaggtctaaatttgtaagtttaaggatttgtctccctttaattTAAGACAAAATATGACTTGAATAAGTCTAATATtgttaaacaagaaataattgaccagaatcaaaaagttgcaaatatCGACTCCTACAAGTCGATGagtgatcaaaattggttaacTTCAAGACCCACGCATATTTATAAGGAGGTCAtgcatctaaatcaa is part of the Mytilus trossulus isolate FHL-02 chromosome 13, PNRI_Mtr1.1.1.hap1, whole genome shotgun sequence genome and encodes:
- the LOC134694295 gene encoding ras-related protein Rap-1b-like, giving the protein MTDDTSRHQVFLLGAGSVGKTSILNQYMKGNFTEIYTETVENIQTQPYSVNGNIKYVDFIDTAGSIAFPAMRQIYISKANGFILVYAIDDAYSFREVVRIWEQIKCVRKNVLTIPCVVVGNKIDNDNKRQIETFDALEWAFNQNLGGCFLEVSTKEGGNVKDIFDILLEQFGNTRAPQTGRFTIRSTSLSRKPVEDEGFRLKLRKKRFDKMVAYDKVVSSTKVFQQVAFTGYKKNTIYRLKPEPKLRSNNALARKKSFGKNDEKPSNVRSTSVPTGNEKISATRQLARKSMEDLYSYKTTRYEQGSNENESKTKINGNTGLFAKVRKYFRRSST